From a single Lolium rigidum isolate FL_2022 chromosome 7, APGP_CSIRO_Lrig_0.1, whole genome shotgun sequence genomic region:
- the LOC124672329 gene encoding uncharacterized protein LOC124672329 — MAKEESSSSAPGPSELPPPAAGSGSGGETPRGRRRRAPGDPLLIVCGCFSLVTAATALLCVAVNVLSAVQSFRFHGGDIFGGVFRCYAVVISLFVCVLETEWGFIIKFCKVLEYWPARGMLQIFVAVMTKAYPNVDRSDLILLQDIASYLLLACGLIYVISGVLCLGVLKRSREKKAISRGQAAKDLEELEKRREELEALLLAERSEMV; from the exons ATGGCCAAGGAGGAGTCCTCGTCCTCCGCGCCGGGGCCCTCcgagctgccgccgccggccgccggcagcggcagcggcggggagACGCCgcgggggcgccgccgccgcgcccccggcGACCCGCTCCTCATCGTCTGCGGCTGCTTCAGCCTCGTCACGGCCGCCACCGCCCTGCTCTGCGTCGCCGTCAACGTCCTCTCCGCCGTCCAGTCCTTCCGCTTCCACGGCGGCGAC ATATTCGGGGGCGTCTTCCGGTGCTACGCGGTGGTCATCTCGCTCTTCGTATGCGTCCTCGAGACAGAGTGGGGATTCATCATCAAATTCTGCAAG GTATTGGAGTACTGGCCTGCAAGAGGGATGCTACAGATATT TGTTGCTGTCATGACAAAAGCATACCCAAACGTTGATAGGAGCGATCTGATTTTGCTTCAGGACATTGCCAGCTACCTGCTCCTTGCATGTGGACTGATCTATGTAATCTCG GGGGTATTGTGTCTTGGCGTGTTAAAGCGTTCGAGGGAGAAGAAAGCAATATCACGCGGGCAAGCAGCCAAAGATCTGGAG GAGCTGGAGAAACGGAGGGAGGAACTTGAGGCACTGCTACTTGCTGAGAGGTCAGAAATGGTCTGA